One stretch of Spiroplasma mirum ATCC 29335 DNA includes these proteins:
- a CDS encoding Gfo/Idh/MocA family oxidoreductase encodes MKIVFIGAGRITRWFLDDIKNTKYHNDIIPYGIYNLTIEQEKEYQAKYQMAKVYNSLEELIDDYANYDLAYIGTSDRFSKNS; translated from the coding sequence ATGAAAATTGTATTTATTGGAGCGGGAAGAATTACCAGATGATTTTTAGATGATATTAAAAACACTAAATATCATAACGATATTATTCCCTATGGGATTTATAATTTAACAATTGAGCAAGAAAAAGAGTATCAAGCAAAATATCAAATGGCAAAAGTCTACAATAGTTTGGAAGAGTTAATTGATGATTATGCCAATTATGATTTAGCTTATATTGGAACCAGTGATAGGTTTAGCAAAAATTCCTAA
- the atpF gene encoding F0F1 ATP synthase subunit B, with protein MMWLMSRPIEPAEIINQLFPNLWVFIAHVIATIVLLTLLTKWVYNPFRKAMRARRNKIREILQDAADKQAKANYVQKEATSLLTTAKVEANTIVATARSEAENRKHQIIDAAKKEAVHLNEQMKKEIEKEKEQYKDDIRKSIIEVAFDAAGQLLSKEISKDEHKKIVENFIDNLE; from the coding sequence ATGATGTGGTTAATGTCAAGACCAATTGAACCAGCGGAAATTATTAATCAGTTATTCCCTAACTTATGAGTCTTCATCGCGCACGTAATTGCGACAATTGTGTTATTAACATTGTTAACAAAATGAGTTTATAACCCATTCCGAAAAGCAATGCGTGCTCGTCGAAACAAAATAAGAGAAATTCTACAAGATGCTGCTGATAAACAAGCAAAAGCTAACTATGTTCAAAAGGAAGCAACAAGTTTGTTAACAACAGCGAAAGTTGAAGCAAATACAATTGTGGCAACTGCGCGTAGTGAAGCGGAAAATAGAAAGCATCAAATTATCGATGCGGCAAAAAAAGAAGCGGTTCATTTAAACGAACAAATGAAAAAAGAAATTGAAAAAGAAAAAGAACAATACAAAGATGATATTCGAAAATCAATTATTGAAGTTGCGTTTGATGCAGCAGGTCAACTATTAAGTAAAGAGATCAGCAAAGATGAGCACAAAAAAATTGTTGAAAACTTTATTGATAATTTAGAATAA
- a CDS encoding family 1 glycosylhydrolase, giving the protein MAKYKFPDQFLWGSAFSEPQTEGASLEDGKAASNWDHWFQIEKYRFF; this is encoded by the coding sequence ATGGCAAAATATAAGTTTCCAGACCAATTTTTATGAGGAAGTGCTTTTTCAGAACCACAAACCGAAGGAGCTAGTTTAGAAGATGGTAAAGCAGCATCAAATTGAGATCATTGATTCCAAATTGAAAAATATCGGTTTTTTTAA
- a CDS encoding DUF871 domain-containing protein, with product MPNDGIHNLVGHLDENEQEIFKYLQPNTEFVFNQKR from the coding sequence ATGCCTAATGATGGAATCCACAATTTGGTTGGTCATTTAGATGAAAATGAACAAGAAATTTTTAAATATTTACAACCAAACACCGAGTTTGTGTTTAATCAGAAAAGATAA
- a CDS encoding MupG family TIM beta-alpha barrel fold protein: protein MLFTERLAYAHECGIKMQSFVTLQRIDTVGTWTYNDKLPSLEFYRDLPLDFQIRHLMAMGFEDIVISTQFINEEKFAIVKNINLNKISLAIDVNPELSPVERAILFDQEIHFVRQDLAEYIIRSTWSRIKYREQDIPIPEQVKEYQPGDVFYF from the coding sequence TTGCTTTTTACTGAACGGTTGGCATATGCCCATGAGTGTGGAATTAAAATGCAATCTTTTGTTACTCTCCAACGAATAGATACTGTCGGGACCTGAACTTATAATGATAAATTACCCAGTTTAGAATTTTACCGTGATTTACCATTAGATTTTCAGATTCGTCATTTAATGGCAATGGGGTTTGAAGATATTGTGATTTCAACCCAGTTTATCAATGAGGAAAAATTTGCAATTGTCAAAAATATCAATTTGAATAAGATTAGTTTAGCAATTGATGTTAATCCTGAACTATCACCAGTTGAGCGAGCAATTTTATTTGACCAAGAGATTCATTTTGTGCGCCAAGATCTAGCCGAATATATTATTCGTAGTACCTGGTCACGAATAAAATACCGAGAACAAGATATCCCAATCCCGGAGCAAGTAAAAGAATACCAACCGGGGGATGTTTTTTATTTTTAA
- the upp gene encoding uracil phosphoribosyltransferase, giving the protein MSFTVIKHPLILDKLTRMRKKDSNSKVFKENLDEIAQLMAYEIFRDLELNEFEIETPVARTQGYKIARDIVLFPILRAGLGMVDGIIKLVPNAKIGHIGMYRDEKTMQPHEYFAKKPSSIENANVLILDPMLATGGSACLTIEKVKEWGAQGIKLVCLVAAPEGRDFVAKEHPDVAIYVAALDEKLNEKGYIVPGLGDAGDRIFGTK; this is encoded by the coding sequence ATGAGTTTTACCGTAATTAAACATCCATTAATTTTAGATAAGTTAACAAGAATGCGAAAAAAAGACAGTAATTCCAAAGTTTTTAAAGAAAACCTTGATGAGATTGCCCAGTTAATGGCGTATGAAATTTTTCGTGATTTAGAGTTAAATGAATTTGAAATTGAAACGCCCGTTGCTAGAACTCAAGGATATAAAATTGCCCGGGATATTGTGTTATTTCCAATTTTACGAGCCGGATTAGGAATGGTTGATGGCATTATTAAATTAGTGCCTAATGCTAAAATTGGGCATATTGGGATGTATCGCGATGAAAAAACAATGCAACCGCATGAATATTTTGCCAAAAAACCAAGTAGTATTGAAAACGCCAATGTCCTAATATTAGACCCAATGTTAGCAACCGGGGGTAGTGCTTGTTTAACAATTGAAAAGGTAAAAGAATGGGGAGCACAGGGAATCAAATTAGTTTGTTTAGTAGCAGCACCTGAAGGGCGCGATTTTGTGGCCAAAGAACATCCCGATGTGGCAATTTATGTTGCGGCATTAGATGAAAAATTAAACGAAAAAGGTTATATTGTTCCGGGACTTGGTGATGCAGGAGATCGGATTTTTGGAACCAAATAA
- a CDS encoding YigZ family protein — protein MKYLLKCYIINKNEIFNSELVFQNSKFICFMSYVETQQDIINFLAKYKDKSATCNCYAYIIGKRRKNIYKTDNGKIRNSAGRAILNNILNKELTNIIVLVIKYAGSIALGFDSLQTIYGTITRKFIDLAPLTKISEYIKVGILFLPLNEIFVKELLFKYNIKITRRNFYRKNLLYTIIVNKTSNWTHELDALIVKGTIYSYKILR, from the coding sequence ATTAAGTATTTATTAAAATGTTATATTATCAACAAAAATGAAATATTTAATAGTGAACTAGTTTTTCAGAACTCTAAATTTATTTGTTTTATGAGTTATGTTGAAACTCAACAAGATATTATTAATTTCTTAGCAAAGTATAAAGATAAATCAGCAACTTGTAACTGCTATGCTTATATTATTGGTAAACGTCGAAAAAATATTTATAAAACTGATAATGGTAAAATTAGAAACAGCGCTGGGCGAGCAATTCTGAATAATATTCTTAACAAAGAGTTAACTAATATTATTGTCTTAGTTATTAAGTATGCTGGCTCTATTGCTTTGGGCTTTGATTCTTTACAAACTATTTATGGCACAATTACGCGCAAATTTATTGACTTAGCACCATTAACTAAAATTAGTGAATATATCAAAGTAGGAATTTTATTTCTACCGTTAAATGAGATTTTTGTAAAAGAACTATTATTTAAATACAATATTAAAATTACGCGGCGCAATTTTTATCGCAAGAATTTATTATATACCATCATCGTTAATAAAACTAGTAATTGAACCCATGAACTAGACGCATTAATTGTGAAAGGTACAATATATAGTTATAAAATTTTACGTTAA
- a CDS encoding MG406 family protein — MEPNKKNKLIWKNKFKGVEYKMSMISVIALFGILIIVTILYLTLKWSWTLYSGLMLGYLFSLIGFLIILFSGWLLSISLNKYFFVLMYLVRLMIYAISIIIYAYWDKYFNIFTIIIGLSIFSFSALFLNIKLPKRKKRGSDG; from the coding sequence TTGGAACCAAATAAAAAAAATAAATTAATTTGAAAAAATAAGTTTAAAGGTGTAGAATATAAAATGTCAATGATAAGTGTTATCGCTCTTTTTGGGATATTGATTATCGTAACAATTTTATATTTGACACTAAAGTGAAGCTGAACTTTATACTCAGGATTAATGCTAGGGTATTTGTTTTCTCTTATAGGTTTCTTAATCATTTTATTTTCCGGGTGATTGTTAAGTATAAGTTTAAATAAGTATTTTTTTGTCTTAATGTATCTTGTTCGCTTGATGATTTATGCTATTTCAATAATTATCTATGCTTATTGAGATAAATATTTTAATATATTTACCATTATTATTGGTCTTAGCATTTTCTCATTTTCTGCATTGTTTTTAAATATCAAACTCCCAAAAAGAAAAAAGAGAGGAAGTGATGGATAA
- a CDS encoding ROK family protein: MNDTNAAALGEYWCGDHGDTATLALYTLGTGIGGGLILNGNLWTGTTGYAGEFSHGGSFSR; the protein is encoded by the coding sequence ATTAATGATACTAATGCAGCAGCGTTAGGAGAATATTGATGTGGGGACCATGGTGATACCGCAACCCTTGCTTTATACACTTTAGGAACCGGAATTGGTGGAGGATTAATCCTGAATGGCAATCTTTGAACAGGAACAACTGGTTATGCGGGCGAATTTAGTCATGGCGGGTCATTTTCAAGATAA
- a CDS encoding aminotransferase class I/II-fold pyridoxal phosphate-dependent enzyme codes for MNFLELEELMQQHKAMILCSPHNPVGRIWKEAELAQLLFLAAKYNVFIISDEIWQDIVSSNVQHHPLFSFNSPAINQVLVLSSQTKTYNLAGAQIGYGLSYNRDFIVKMHHELTKSIHYASTNYLSAKMIISGYLNHDNYDWLAAYKTTLEENYHYLVNELLKGQLISNSPELKELI; via the coding sequence ATGAACTTTCTGGAATTAGAAGAATTAATGCAACAACATAAAGCAATGATTTTATGCAGTCCTCATAATCCGGTGGGAAGAATTTGAAAAGAAGCAGAGTTAGCACAGTTATTATTCTTAGCTGCAAAATATAATGTTTTCATTATTAGTGATGAAATTTGACAAGATATTGTTTCTAGTAATGTTCAACATCATCCACTTTTTAGTTTTAATTCACCAGCAATTAATCAAGTATTAGTATTATCTTCCCAAACAAAAACTTATAACCTGGCAGGAGCCCAAATTGGTTATGGGTTATCTTATAACCGTGATTTTATTGTAAAAATGCACCATGAATTAACAAAATCAATTCATTATGCTTCAACTAATTATTTATCAGCTAAAATGATTATTAGTGGTTATTTGAACCATGATAATTATGATTGGCTAGCAGCATATAAAACAACGTTAGAAGAAAACTACCATTATTTGGTAAATGAACTTTTGAAAGGTCAACTAATATCAAATTCACCAGAATTGAAGGAACTTATTTAG
- a CDS encoding PTS lactose/cellobiose transporter subunit IIA, producing the protein MKQINFEEISFGIITFAGMAKSIGIMAIKSAKEGKISEAWGLITEAEQNLVEAEKTHIDVIKQEAQGVKHQISVLFMHAEDQMMTSQMVVELAKEFINLYEKLLAKKVID; encoded by the coding sequence ATGAAACAAATAAATTTTGAAGAAATCTCATTTGGAATTATTACTTTTGCAGGAATGGCCAAATCAATTGGAATTATGGCAATCAAATCAGCGAAAGAAGGAAAAATTAGTGAAGCGTGGGGATTAATTACCGAAGCTGAACAAAATCTTGTGGAAGCTGAAAAAACACATATAGATGTTATCAAACAAGAAGCCCAAGGGGTCAAACACCAAATCTCCGTCTTATTTATGCATGCCGAAGACCAGATGATGACTAGTCAAATGGTTGTTGAATTAGCCAAAGAATTTATTAACTTATACGAAAAATTATTAGCAAAAAAAGTTATTGATTAA
- a CDS encoding PTS sugar transporter subunit IIB, translating into MPFWAQEKGGWVSREDAAALKGIYIHVEVKALAEAQSVLNDWDVILLGPQVKFMERNIKSMTTKPLSVIPSNIYALGKGSEALDLALKMLG; encoded by the coding sequence ATGCCTTTTTGAGCCCAAGAAAAAGGTGGCTGGGTTTCGCGTGAAGATGCGGCTGCTTTAAAAGGAATTTATATTCATGTTGAAGTAAAAGCACTTGCGGAAGCACAATCAGTATTAAATGACTGAGATGTCATTTTACTTGGCCCACAAGTAAAGTTTATGGAAAGAAACATTAAATCAATGACTACAAAACCATTATCGGTGATTCCTTCTAATATATATGCCTTAGGGAAAGGGTCTGAAGCATTAGACTTAGCATTAAAAATGTTAGGATAA
- a CDS encoding F0F1 ATP synthase subunit delta — protein MIVSQKFIENYAVALLELAVEKKKIDEYLKTANVIIDLFKEYPYYIKMLSNTYESKEERKVLLSKVFKGKIEADILHALYLLIDRESFYAVRLIFKHLRKLINERNDVQYGNVYSVEPLTQDQIKRIQDKLIKKFGYNIELVNKIDPNLIGGVKVKIKHEIIDGTLAGQLKTMKEKALGNK, from the coding sequence ATGATAGTTAGTCAAAAATTTATTGAAAACTATGCTGTTGCTTTATTAGAACTTGCTGTTGAAAAGAAAAAAATTGATGAATATTTAAAAACAGCAAACGTCATTATTGATTTGTTCAAAGAATATCCCTATTATATTAAAATGCTTTCTAATACTTATGAATCAAAAGAAGAACGGAAAGTATTATTGAGCAAGGTTTTTAAAGGTAAAATTGAAGCAGATATTTTGCATGCCTTATATTTATTAATCGACAGAGAATCTTTTTATGCTGTTAGATTAATTTTTAAGCATTTACGAAAACTTATTAATGAACGTAATGATGTCCAGTATGGAAATGTTTATTCAGTTGAACCATTAACGCAAGATCAAATTAAAAGAATTCAAGATAAATTAATTAAAAAATTTGGTTATAACATTGAATTGGTTAATAAGATTGATCCCAATTTAATTGGTGGTGTAAAAGTTAAAATTAAACATGAAATTATTGATGGAACATTAGCTGGTCAATTAAAAACAATGAAAGAAAAAGCATTAGGAAATAAATAA
- a CDS encoding F0F1 ATP synthase subunit A, producing the protein MLKNNLNLLTINIIPDPDKSGMDAWSSTILLPQLLTLVITTFIIMMLCIGYYKRLKKLGPMDDPGGLVLFAEMAIKWVERQVIDLMGPKYKFLTVYVIYLLLYIGIGNLLSIVGFESTVTAYTVPLSLGLVTFFGIYYFGIKYQKLAYFKKFLINPLELFTQFVPLISISFRLFGNILGGTVIVTLLTTLLAFIWGHITYIGPVDLLAGIILPWLSIYFDLFDGLIQAYIFAILTIAYWAMEMQYGGGEKHKEKSIKLKKVKNEQKVHLNV; encoded by the coding sequence GTGTTAAAGAACAACTTGAATCTTCTAACAATCAATATTATTCCAGATCCTGATAAAAGTGGGATGGATGCCTGAAGTTCTACCATCTTGCTTCCGCAGTTACTGACGTTAGTAATTACTACTTTTATTATTATGATGTTATGTATTGGTTATTATAAACGACTTAAAAAACTAGGGCCAATGGATGATCCCGGTGGGTTAGTGCTCTTTGCCGAAATGGCAATTAAGTGAGTTGAACGGCAAGTAATTGATTTAATGGGTCCAAAATATAAATTCTTAACAGTATATGTAATTTATTTATTATTATATATTGGGATTGGGAACTTATTAAGTATTGTTGGTTTTGAATCAACAGTAACCGCTTATACAGTGCCTTTATCATTAGGATTAGTAACGTTCTTTGGAATTTACTATTTTGGGATTAAATATCAAAAACTAGCTTATTTCAAAAAATTCTTAATTAACCCCTTAGAATTATTCACACAGTTTGTTCCTTTAATTTCTATTTCATTCCGTTTATTTGGGAATATCTTAGGGGGAACTGTTATTGTTACATTATTGACAACCTTATTGGCCTTCATATGAGGACATATTACTTATATTGGACCAGTGGACTTATTAGCAGGAATTATCTTACCATGGTTAAGTATCTACTTTGACCTATTTGATGGATTAATTCAAGCGTATATTTTTGCAATATTAACCATTGCTTATTGAGCGATGGAAATGCAGTATGGCGGTGGCGAAAAACACAAGGAAAAAAGTATCAAGTTAAAAAAAGTTAAAAATGAACAAAAAGTTCATTTAAATGTTTAA
- the atpG gene encoding ATP synthase F1 subunit gamma, which yields MAVGSDLKKQITSINSISKITKAMELVATAKLKKIGKRISDSKPYFAEVYTVFNDIIGKADNSIYQAPANPKPNKKTCWLIVNSNLGLAGGYNINVNKLVIKEIKHTDHIIAIGSKAESFYKNKNFALASVHKEVDINFSYDDARELASELLSGFNNGQYDEIKIAYTKFINNVTFEPTILQLLPISKNSQQEAEKNDNVITEFEPDPATILASALPMYLNAIIFSAIVESQVSEQASRRTAMENATDNASDMLEKLSLKYNRKRQAAITQEISEIVAGASAQES from the coding sequence ATGGCTGTTGGTAGTGATTTAAAAAAACAAATAACTTCAATTAATTCAATCTCAAAAATTACCAAGGCGATGGAATTAGTGGCAACGGCAAAATTAAAAAAAATTGGGAAACGAATTAGTGATTCCAAACCTTACTTTGCCGAAGTTTATACTGTTTTTAACGATATTATTGGGAAAGCAGATAATTCAATTTATCAAGCACCAGCTAATCCCAAACCAAACAAAAAAACTTGTTGGTTAATTGTTAATTCTAATTTAGGATTAGCGGGGGGATATAATATCAATGTTAATAAACTGGTAATAAAAGAAATTAAGCATACTGATCACATTATTGCGATTGGTTCGAAAGCAGAATCATTTTATAAAAATAAAAATTTTGCACTAGCTTCTGTTCATAAAGAAGTTGACATTAACTTTTCTTATGATGATGCTCGTGAGTTAGCATCCGAATTATTATCTGGATTTAATAATGGCCAGTATGATGAAATTAAAATTGCTTATACAAAATTTATTAATAATGTTACTTTTGAACCAACTATTTTGCAGTTGTTACCAATTTCTAAAAATAGTCAGCAGGAAGCCGAAAAAAATGATAATGTTATTACTGAATTCGAACCTGATCCGGCCACAATTTTAGCAAGTGCCCTCCCAATGTATTTAAACGCAATTATTTTTTCGGCAATTGTCGAATCACAAGTGTCGGAACAAGCTTCGCGCCGAACAGCAATGGAAAATGCAACTGATAATGCTAGTGATATGTTGGAAAAACTATCATTAAAATATAACCGTAAACGCCAAGCAGCAATTACCCAAGAAATTTCAGAAATTGTTGCGGGAGCAAGTGCCCAAGAAAGTTAA
- a CDS encoding DUF402 domain-containing protein has protein sequence MIDALKVGDSLVVHAYKHNGSIYRSWEEAIVLTIEADYIVLVNEDVTVTEVNGRKWRTNEPAIWIFNKKNWSNIICMFKDSGLNYYCNIASPFILDDKTIKYVDYDLDIKVFTDGSYKILDLKEFNRNRIAWKYPREIVNIVWAEIDNLKKQIKNREFVFAHEEARRLWHKYVDFKAKQR, from the coding sequence ATGATCGATGCCTTAAAAGTTGGGGATAGTCTTGTTGTTCACGCCTATAAACATAACGGATCAATTTATCGCTCATGAGAAGAAGCAATTGTGTTAACGATTGAAGCGGATTATATTGTATTAGTTAATGAAGATGTAACAGTAACTGAAGTTAACGGGCGGAAATGACGAACAAATGAACCAGCAATTTGAATATTTAATAAAAAAAATTGAAGCAATATTATTTGTATGTTTAAAGATAGTGGCTTAAATTATTATTGTAATATTGCCTCACCATTTATTTTGGATGATAAAACAATTAAGTATGTTGACTATGATTTAGATATTAAAGTTTTTACCGACGGTAGTTATAAAATTTTAGATTTAAAAGAATTTAATCGTAATCGCATTGCTTGAAAATACCCTCGGGAAATTGTTAACATTGTTTGAGCAGAAATTGATAACTTAAAAAAACAAATTAAAAATCGTGAATTTGTTTTTGCTCATGAAGAAGCGCGTAGATTATGACATAAATATGTTGATTTCAAAGCTAAACAACGCTAA
- the atpA gene encoding F0F1 ATP synthase subunit alpha: MALNINEISEVIKKQIKDYGKKIEIHEEGTVVTVGDGISLIDGLDNAMMGELLIFPHDIYGMVLNLEEAVVGTVLMGDDSLIKEGDQVRRSNRIVETPVGDPLLGRVVNALGQPIDGKGPLKTTKTRPVERIAPGVMTRKSVDQPMETGIMTIDSMIPIGKGQRELIIGDRQTGKTAIAIDTILNQKGKNVKCIYVAIGQKASTVAQIVERLRTARAMDYTTIVSATASELAPLQYLAPYTGVTIGEEWMESGEDVLIIYDDLSKHAVAYRTMALLLHRPPGREAYPGDVFYLHSRLLERACRLNKEYGGGSITALPIIETQAGDISAYIPTNVISITDGQIFLNSDQFNAGVRPAVDAGLSVSRVGSSAQIKAMKQVSGSLKLELAQYRELQAFAQFGSDLDDATKSILEHGKRVVEILKQKQYSPLSQIDQAIVLLSVNKKRTKWIPIEQIKEFKDEIIEHFHTSAKVLRDELETKKAFNDELMQKIDHEIIKVVKKVVDKIANYKPETYGLASEWEKLGK, from the coding sequence GTGGCTTTAAATATAAATGAGATTTCAGAAGTTATTAAAAAGCAAATAAAAGATTATGGTAAAAAAATTGAAATTCACGAAGAAGGAACTGTCGTAACAGTTGGGGATGGAATTTCATTAATTGATGGTTTAGATAATGCAATGATGGGTGAGTTATTAATTTTTCCCCATGATATTTATGGAATGGTTTTAAACTTAGAAGAAGCTGTTGTCGGAACAGTTTTAATGGGAGATGATTCTTTAATTAAAGAAGGAGACCAAGTTCGTCGTTCGAACCGGATTGTCGAAACTCCAGTTGGAGATCCTCTTTTAGGAAGAGTTGTTAACGCTTTAGGACAACCAATTGATGGGAAAGGGCCGTTAAAAACAACCAAAACAAGACCAGTTGAAAGAATTGCCCCCGGAGTTATGACCAGAAAATCAGTTGACCAACCAATGGAAACCGGAATTATGACAATTGACTCAATGATTCCAATTGGAAAAGGACAACGGGAATTAATTATTGGTGATCGTCAAACGGGGAAAACAGCGATTGCGATTGATACCATTCTTAACCAAAAGGGTAAAAATGTTAAATGTATTTATGTGGCGATTGGTCAAAAAGCATCAACAGTTGCTCAAATTGTGGAAAGATTACGCACCGCTAGAGCAATGGATTATACAACAATTGTTTCTGCGACAGCGAGTGAACTAGCACCATTGCAGTATTTAGCACCATATACCGGGGTTACCATCGGCGAAGAATGAATGGAATCAGGAGAAGATGTTTTAATTATCTATGATGATTTATCAAAACATGCGGTTGCCTACCGGACAATGGCGTTGTTATTACACCGTCCACCTGGTCGGGAAGCTTACCCAGGGGATGTTTTCTATTTACACAGTAGATTATTAGAACGTGCTTGTCGGTTAAATAAAGAATATGGAGGGGGAAGTATTACTGCCTTACCTATTATTGAAACGCAAGCGGGTGATATTTCTGCTTATATTCCAACCAATGTTATTTCAATTACTGATGGACAAATTTTCTTAAATTCTGACCAATTTAACGCCGGGGTTCGTCCAGCGGTTGATGCTGGATTATCTGTGTCACGGGTAGGATCATCAGCCCAAATTAAAGCGATGAAACAAGTTTCTGGTTCATTAAAACTTGAACTAGCGCAATACCGTGAATTACAAGCTTTTGCCCAATTTGGATCAGACTTAGATGATGCAACAAAATCAATCTTAGAACATGGGAAACGTGTTGTGGAAATTTTAAAACAAAAACAATATTCACCATTATCACAAATTGACCAAGCAATCGTGTTGTTATCAGTTAATAAAAAACGAACAAAATGAATTCCAATTGAACAAATTAAAGAATTTAAAGATGAAATTATTGAACATTTCCATACATCAGCAAAAGTCTTGCGTGATGAATTAGAAACTAAAAAAGCATTTAATGATGAGTTAATGCAAAAAATTGACCACGAAATTATTAAAGTTGTCAAAAAAGTTGTTGACAAAATTGCCAATTACAAACCAGAAACTTATGGGTTAGCTTCGGAATGAGAAAAGCTAGGAAAGTAA
- the atpE gene encoding ATP synthase F0 subunit C — MLDLLSNFVGVWLMSIDGSFSKGMSLVGAGLAAIGCCGSGVGQGYTGGKAVEAIGRNPEVEGKVRTQYIIAAAITESGSIYALVIAIILAFVTAS; from the coding sequence ATGTTAGATCTATTATCGAATTTTGTAGGAGTTTGATTAATGTCAATTGATGGGTCATTCTCAAAAGGAATGAGTCTAGTTGGTGCTGGTTTAGCAGCGATTGGATGTTGTGGTTCAGGAGTTGGACAAGGTTATACTGGAGGGAAAGCGGTTGAAGCGATTGGGCGTAATCCCGAAGTTGAAGGGAAAGTTCGTACTCAATATATTATTGCTGCGGCGATTACTGAATCAGGATCAATTTACGCATTAGTTATTGCAATTATTTTGGCATTCGTTACTGCTAGCTAA